From a region of the Pukyongiella litopenaei genome:
- a CDS encoding GNAT family N-acyltransferase — translation MGQRTILERGRLRARFGQGPRDLAAAQALRGRAFGTHGPDRDSHDAECIHLLVEDTAGDVLVACCRLMLFDSGAELHRSYSAQFYDLGALSDHPGPLAEIGRFCLRPGCADPDILRIAWGALTLLVDETGVEMLFGCSSFAGTETDRYLDTFAMLRERHLAPKRWLPRVKAPDVFRFAARLRRKPDVKRAMLRMPPLLRSYLAMGGWVSDHAVVDRHMNTLHVFTGVEIAAIPPARKRLLRAVAG, via the coding sequence GTGGGACAGCGGACAATTCTTGAGCGTGGCCGGCTGCGCGCCCGGTTCGGGCAGGGGCCGCGGGACCTGGCCGCGGCCCAGGCGCTGCGGGGGCGGGCCTTTGGCACCCATGGGCCGGATCGCGATTCCCACGATGCGGAGTGCATCCACCTGCTGGTCGAGGATACCGCCGGCGATGTGCTGGTCGCCTGCTGCCGGCTGATGCTGTTCGACAGCGGCGCTGAACTGCATCGCAGCTATTCGGCGCAGTTCTACGACCTGGGTGCGTTGTCGGATCATCCCGGCCCGCTGGCCGAAATTGGCCGGTTCTGCCTGCGCCCCGGTTGCGCCGATCCCGATATCCTCCGGATCGCCTGGGGCGCGCTCACCCTGCTGGTGGACGAAACCGGGGTCGAGATGCTGTTCGGCTGTTCGTCCTTTGCCGGGACGGAAACCGACCGCTATCTCGATACGTTCGCGATGCTCAGGGAACGTCACCTGGCCCCGAAACGCTGGCTGCCGCGGGTCAAGGCGCCTGATGTGTTCCGGTTCGCGGCGCGGTTGCGGCGCAAACCCGACGTGAAGCGGGCGATGCTGCGGATGCCGCCGCTCCTGCGCAGCTATCTGGCGATGGGCGGCTGGGTCAGCGATCACGCGGTCGTGGATCGCCACATGAACACGCTGCATGTCTTTACCGGCGTCGAGATCGCCGCCATCCCGCCGGCCCGCAAGCGTCTGCTGCGGGCGGTGGCGGGGTAG
- a CDS encoding outer membrane protein assembly factor BamE: MFRRAWRATLAGVALFAVASCSSVYRNHGHVPSEAELSEIKVGVDTRDTVAESIGTPSVSGVLDSGNYYYVATRFRHYGPREPEIVDRQLVAISFDSRGVVRNIERYGLRDGQFVPLQRRVTDSGVQDKTFLRQLLGNLGRFNPGTVLGE; encoded by the coding sequence ATGTTCCGACGCGCTTGGCGCGCGACCCTTGCAGGGGTGGCGCTGTTCGCGGTGGCCTCCTGTTCGTCGGTTTACCGCAATCACGGTCATGTGCCGTCCGAGGCCGAGCTGTCCGAGATCAAGGTCGGCGTCGATACGCGCGACACCGTGGCCGAGTCGATCGGGACGCCGTCGGTGTCCGGGGTGCTGGATTCGGGCAACTATTATTATGTCGCGACGCGTTTTCGTCACTATGGCCCGCGCGAACCCGAAATCGTCGACCGCCAGCTTGTCGCGATCAGCTTCGACAGCCGTGGCGTGGTGCGCAACATCGAACGCTATGGCCTGCGGGACGGCCAGTTCGTGCCGCTGCAGCGCCGGGTGACCGATTCCGGCGTGCAGGACAAGACGTTCCTGCGCCAGTTGCTGGGCAATCTCGGCCGGTTCAACCCCGGCACGGTTCTGGGCGAATAG
- a CDS encoding YceD family protein — MSETAAFRVADLPQNRPTAFSLRPDADACRALAVELDLSALRKLSFTGQIESHGKSDWLLTGRLGATVVQPCVVTLAPVTTRIETDLRRLYVAGMEVPDGAETEMPEDETRDALGKTIDPAAVMVEELALALPDWPRSPGAELGEAVFTEAGKTPLRDEDTRPFAGLSALRDRLRGDD; from the coding sequence ATGTCGGAGACTGCCGCATTCAGGGTTGCCGACCTGCCCCAGAACCGCCCGACCGCGTTTTCCCTGCGTCCGGATGCCGATGCCTGCCGCGCCTTGGCGGTCGAACTGGATCTGTCGGCCCTGCGCAAACTGTCATTCACCGGGCAGATCGAATCGCATGGCAAATCGGACTGGCTGCTGACCGGGCGGCTGGGCGCGACGGTGGTGCAGCCCTGCGTGGTGACGCTGGCGCCCGTAACCACCCGAATCGAAACCGATCTGCGCCGCCTCTATGTCGCCGGAATGGAGGTGCCGGACGGCGCCGAAACCGAGATGCCCGAGGACGAGACCCGCGATGCGCTGGGCAAGACGATCGACCCGGCGGCGGTGATGGTCGAAGAGCTTGCGCTGGCGCTGCCGGACTGGCCCCGCAGCCCCGGCGCGGAACTGGGCGAGGCGGTCTTTACCGAGGCCGGCAAGACCCCGCTGCGCGATGAGGACACCCGCCCCTTTGCCGGGCTTTCGGCCCTGCGCGACCGGCTCAGGGGCGATGACTGA
- the rpmF gene encoding 50S ribosomal protein L32, whose amino-acid sequence MAVQQNKVSRSRRNNRRAHDALVAANPNECPNCGELKRPHHVCASCGHYDDREVVALTDDIDLDEDAA is encoded by the coding sequence ATGGCTGTCCAACAGAACAAGGTTTCCCGTTCGCGCCGCAACAACCGCCGCGCACATGATGCGCTGGTCGCCGCGAACCCGAATGAATGCCCCAATTGCGGTGAACTCAAGCGTCCGCATCACGTCTGCGCATCCTGTGGTCACTATGATGATCGCGAAGTCGTCGCGCTGACCGACGACATCGATCTGGACGAAGACGCGGCCTGA
- the plsX gene encoding phosphate acyltransferase PlsX translates to MTARPDQPQASDLPPDLPPDLPEALSGRIVISVDAMGGDNGPKAVVAGIAASARKNPEIGFILHGPRARLEKLLAKRQELAGLVVIRDANDVVRMEDKPSLVMRNGKGTSMWSALDSVRNGEATCAVSCGNTGALMALSMIRLRKLPGVNRPAIAILFPSRSKQGFNVMLDAGADLRADAGDLLQFALMGVSYARNGLDLPHPRVGLLNVGTEEHKGRPELREAHGMIGDFAARAEFDYVGFVEGSDIPGDMADVIVTDGFTGNVAIKTGEGTASLIGDLLREAFKYSTLSRLASVLALTSLGRLRKRIDPRRVNGGVFLGLNGTVVKSHGSADATGVSAAVKLAFQLAQSGFTEKLAARVASTAELTQDASNGPEAGSGKPLEEDKT, encoded by the coding sequence ATGACGGCCCGGCCCGATCAGCCGCAGGCATCCGATCTGCCTCCCGATCTGCCTCCCGATCTGCCTGAGGCCCTGTCCGGCCGCATTGTCATTTCGGTTGACGCCATGGGAGGCGACAACGGCCCCAAGGCCGTCGTCGCCGGCATTGCCGCGTCCGCGCGCAAGAACCCCGAAATCGGGTTCATCCTGCATGGTCCCCGCGCCAGGCTGGAAAAACTTCTCGCCAAGCGCCAGGAACTGGCGGGGCTGGTCGTCATCCGCGACGCCAATGACGTGGTGCGGATGGAGGACAAGCCCAGCCTGGTGATGCGCAACGGCAAGGGCACGTCGATGTGGTCCGCGCTCGATTCGGTGCGCAACGGCGAAGCCACCTGCGCGGTGTCCTGCGGCAATACCGGCGCGCTGATGGCGCTGTCGATGATCCGCCTGCGCAAGCTGCCCGGCGTCAACCGGCCCGCGATCGCCATCCTGTTCCCGTCCCGCAGCAAGCAGGGTTTCAACGTCATGCTCGACGCCGGCGCCGATCTGCGCGCCGATGCGGGCGATCTGCTGCAATTCGCGCTGATGGGCGTGTCCTATGCCCGCAACGGGCTCGACCTGCCGCACCCGCGCGTCGGGCTGCTGAATGTCGGCACCGAGGAACACAAGGGCCGCCCGGAACTGCGCGAGGCGCATGGGATGATCGGCGATTTCGCCGCGCGGGCCGAGTTCGACTATGTCGGGTTCGTCGAGGGCAGCGACATCCCCGGCGACATGGCCGATGTCATCGTCACCGACGGGTTCACCGGAAATGTCGCGATCAAGACCGGAGAAGGCACGGCCAGCCTGATCGGCGACCTGCTGCGCGAAGCCTTCAAATACTCGACATTGTCGCGCCTCGCCTCGGTGCTGGCGCTGACCTCGCTGGGGCGGCTGCGCAAGCGGATCGACCCGCGCCGGGTCAATGGCGGCGTGTTCCTGGGCCTCAACGGAACGGTGGTGAAATCCCATGGCAGCGCCGACGCCACCGGCGTGTCCGCGGCGGTGAAACTGGCCTTCCAGCTGGCGCAATCCGGGTTCACCGAAAAACTGGCGGCGCGGGTTGCATCCACGGCCGAGCTTACCCAAGATGCTTCGAACGGGCCCGAGGCAGGCTCGGGCAAACCGTTGGAAGAAGACAAGACATGA